The window AGTACACGGGCGGTAATATCTTCCGTAGAACCGTTACCACGTTCCATGGTTAAACGATGATTAGCGTGAATTGGTGTTAAGTTTTCGAAAAGGATTTTGTTGCGGGAGTTTTCAGGTTTGTCGAAGTTAACTTCATTGACTTTTAGCAGGGCAAAATAGCGTTCGCCGTCTTTTGGTGGTCGGATTTTACCGAAAATGGTATCACCGGTACGTAGACTGAAGCGTCGAATCTGGCTTGGTGATACATAGATATCATCCGGGCCTGCTAAGTAAGATGAATCTGCCGATCGTAAGAATCCAAAACCGTCTTGAAGAATTTCTAAAACACCGCCGCCAAAAATGTCTTCACCACTTTTTGCGTGGGCTTTAAGAATCGCGAAAATGACATCTTGTTTGCGGGTTCTGGCTAAATGTTCAAGCTTCATAGATTCAGCAAGCTTAATCAGATCGCCAATAGGTTTATCTTTGAGTTCAATTAGATTCATAGGATGGGTCTTGTTATGTATGTGTTTGCAATGTTTTAACGCGCCGGGAAGCGGTCAGAACGAAAAGGTTTATGGATTAAAAAGATATGTATGTTGTTTAAGTTAGCATTAAAAAACGCTTAGGTAAAGCTATCGGCCAATTCCACAAAAAATTTGTGGAAAAGGAAACAAAACCTGCCAGGTACAATCGCCATTCATAGCCCGTACAGGGTACGTAAACGGATTTACGGTATGTCGAGATACCATGGAGACTTTTTCTCGACGACATGCATCCATATACAAAAAGGCCGGGAAACCGGCCTTTTCATCAAGCAATTATAGATTGGCGTCTAAAAACTCTTTTAGTTGGTTTTTAGATAGTGCACCTACTTTTGTATCTGCTACTGCACCGTCTTTGAACAATAACAGGGTAGGGATACCACGGATACCGTACTTAGGTGGCGTACCTGAATTCTGATCGATATTCAGTTTTGCTACCGTTACCTTACCTTCGTATTCTTCAGCAACTTCTGACAGGATTGGAGCGATCATTTTACAAGGACCACACCACTCTGCCCAAAAGTCCACAAGAACCGGACCAGAAGCATTTATAACATCAGCATCAAAGCTGTCATCTGTAAGCTGAACAATTTTCTCGCTCATTTTTATCTCCGTTAGAAAGGCAGGGTTTTGTCTGCCAACAATGTTGCATAATCTTATCGATCTAACTCGTTAATGCAAGAGTTAACCAATGTTTGTAACAATAGAGTAACGAATTTCATGCCTTTTCTTATAGAAAATTGCGTTATAAGTTACTCAATCCCGATTTTGCGCTCTACGATAAGTGCAATTAGGCATTTATTAACCAGATATTACTTAATTGATCAGTTAGATAGTGTTATTCTTTTGCGTATGAAAAAAACACATTTAACCGAAAGTAAGTTTTCCGACTTCGAACTGGCACCACAAGTAGTGACAGGCCTTGAGTCGATGGGCTTTCAATACTGCACGACGATTCAGGCTAAATCGTTACCTATTCTTTTGTCGGGCAAGGATATTGCCGGACAAGCACAAACTGGTGAAGGTAAAACCATTGCCTTTCTGGCTGCGACTTTTCATCACTTGCTACAAAAGCCAAAGTCCGACCATAATCAGCCTCGCGCCATCTTAATGGCCCCGACCCGGGAATTGGCAATTCAAATCCATAGAGATGCTTTGGCCATGGCCAAATCAACAGGATTGCGCCTTGGAGTGGTATATGGGGGTGAGGGTTACGAAAGTCAACGCCAGGAACTGCAAAATGGTGTGGATATTTTAATCGGCACCTGTGGCCGACTGATTGATTACTACAAGCAAGGTGTATACAAACTTAACCATATCGAAGCTGTCGTGTTGGATGAAGCGGATCGTATGTTCGATTTGGGCTTTATCAAAGACATTCGCTATTTGTTCCGTAAAATGCCACCGGCAACTGAACGTATGAATATGCTTTATTCAGCAACCTTGTCATTCAGAGTGAAGGAACTGGCATTCGAGCATATGAACGACCCGGTAAGCGTTGAGGTTGAACCTGAGCAAAAAACCAATGTGCGCATCTCTGAAGAGCTATTCTACCCCTCAAATAAAGATAAAATGGCGTTATTGCAAACCCTGATTGAAGAAGAGTGGCCAGATAAAGCCATCATCTTTGCTAATACCAAGCACGGTTGCGAAAACATCTACGCTCATCTGCACGCGGACAATCTTCGAGTGGGGTTACTGACTGGCGACGTGGTTCAGAAAAAGCGTCTGAAGATCCTCGAACAATTCACTCAGGGACATGTTGATATCTTGGTTGCTACTGATGTTGCTGCACGAGGCCTGCATATTCCTAGTGTTACCCATGTATTCAATTACGATTTACCGGACGACTGTGAAGATTATGTGCACCGAATAGGTCGTACAGGCCGCGCTGGTGCAACCGGTCATGCTATCAGTTTTGCCTGTGAGGACTATGTATTTAACCTGCCGGCCATTGAAGAATATATTGAGCACAGTTTGCCGGTCAGTAAATACGACCCAGACGCGCTGTTAACCGATTTACCTAAACCAAAACCTAAGCAACGTCGTCATCAACCTCGCGGCGGTCGCGGTGGCAAGAGTGGTAAACAAGGCAATAGCCGACCTCCACAGCGTCGTCCAAAACACTAGAGAATCAGGATCAATGGCTGATGGCAGAAAAACCGTCTCATAATCAACCGCTTTATGCCGTCATCGATCTAGGTTCTAATAGTTTCCACATGATGATCTCCCGCCTGGTCGCTGATAGCGT is drawn from Thalassotalea sp. PS06 and contains these coding sequences:
- the trxA gene encoding thioredoxin TrxA, which translates into the protein MSEKIVQLTDDSFDADVINASGPVLVDFWAEWCGPCKMIAPILSEVAEEYEGKVTVAKLNIDQNSGTPPKYGIRGIPTLLLFKDGAVADTKVGALSKNQLKEFLDANL
- the rhlB gene encoding ATP-dependent RNA helicase RhlB; amino-acid sequence: MKKTHLTESKFSDFELAPQVVTGLESMGFQYCTTIQAKSLPILLSGKDIAGQAQTGEGKTIAFLAATFHHLLQKPKSDHNQPRAILMAPTRELAIQIHRDALAMAKSTGLRLGVVYGGEGYESQRQELQNGVDILIGTCGRLIDYYKQGVYKLNHIEAVVLDEADRMFDLGFIKDIRYLFRKMPPATERMNMLYSATLSFRVKELAFEHMNDPVSVEVEPEQKTNVRISEELFYPSNKDKMALLQTLIEEEWPDKAIIFANTKHGCENIYAHLHADNLRVGLLTGDVVQKKRLKILEQFTQGHVDILVATDVAARGLHIPSVTHVFNYDLPDDCEDYVHRIGRTGRAGATGHAISFACEDYVFNLPAIEEYIEHSLPVSKYDPDALLTDLPKPKPKQRRHQPRGGRGGKSGKQGNSRPPQRRPKH